Proteins from a genomic interval of Medicago truncatula cultivar Jemalong A17 chromosome 3, MtrunA17r5.0-ANR, whole genome shotgun sequence:
- the LOC112420220 gene encoding uncharacterized protein: MGRILSFGKWVRDIPLRLKFPHLFELAVEKESSVERMGRLRWEIDGEAWDNVHDTWRWHLDPVHGYSVRESFRFITSSGDMVDKTLVDDVWHKHVPSKVSLLVWRLLRNRVPTKNNLTHRGVLPTNDTACVAGCGISETTQHLFLQCNISNELWSQHCDSVNIFGVHPFAHLVRVVTSLGFI; the protein is encoded by the exons ATGGGAAGGATACTTTCTTTTGGTAAATGGGTCAGGGATATTCCGTTGAGGTTAAAGTTTCCTCACCTCTTCGAGTTGGCCGTGGAAAAAGAGTCTAGTGTGGAGCGTATGGGGAGGCTCAGGTGGGAGATAGATGGTGAGGCGTGG GATAATGTTCACGACACTTGGAGGTGGCATTTAGATCCTGTGCATGGGTACTCGGTGCGGGAATCCTTTCGGTTTATTACTAGTTCAGGTGACATGGTGGATAAGACTCTTGTTGACGACGTTTGGCATAAACATGTTCCTTCAAAGGTGTCTCTATTGGTGTGGCGCCTTCTTCGTAATAGAGTTCCTACCAAAAACAACTTGACACATCGTGGTGTTTTGCCTACAAATGACACGGCTTGTGTGGCTGGTTGTGGTATATCCGAAACTACTCAACACCTTTTCCTTCAATGCAATATTTCGAATGAGCTATGGTCTCAG CACTGTGACTCTGTAAATATTTTCGGTGTTCATccttttgcacaccttgtgcgggtGGTAACATCGTTGGGTTTTATTtaa
- the LOC112420221 gene encoding uncharacterized protein has translation MAPSATCARCGDHDETFLHCVRDCRFSSNIWHKIGFIGTDFFTVQNAYDWIKNSTSDNRTTLFLVGLWWVWNRNLMYLNNETWSMTRLCNNIHSSTDVIRSSFQRDGSAAPLDRLIKWNCNNHQGSILNVDGSCLGSPTHAGFGGLLRNNAGFYLSGFSGFIPNSTDILLAELTTIYHGLSKAIEMGVDDLICYYDSLLSINLIFVNTTRFHIYVVLIQDIKDMLDNRNYFLQHTLREGNQCADYLAKLGASSYVEIITHSSPPVDLLPLLRIDASGIFFTRP, from the coding sequence ATGGCACCTTCGGCTACCTGTGCACGTTGCGGAGATCATGATGAAACCTTCCTTCATTGTGTTCGAGATTGCCGATTTTCTAGCAACATTTGGCACAAAATTGGTTTCATAGGTACTGACTTCTTCACTGTTCAAAATGCTTATGACTGGATCAAAAATAGCACCTCAGATAACCGCACCACTCTCTTTCTTGTCGGTCTTTGGTGGGTTTGGAACCGCAATTTAATGTACCTAAATAACGAAACTTGGTCGATGACTCGTCTTTGCAACAACATTCACAGTTCAACGGATGTAATCCGATCAAGCTTCCAGAGAGATGGCAGCGCTGCTCCACTTGATCGTTTAATTAAATGGAATTGCAACAATCACCAAGGTTCAATTTTAAATGTTGATGGCAGCTGCTTAGGATCCCCAACCCATGCGGGCTTTGGCGGTCTCCTCCGTAATAATGCAGGCTTTTATTTATCAGGCTTTTCAGGTTTCATTCCCAACTCTACTGATATCCTATTGGCAGAACTCACAACTATTTACCATGGATTGAGTAAGGCTATTGAAATGGGTGTGGATGATTTGATATGCTATTATGACTCTCTCCTCTCCATCAATCTCATCTTTGTTAACACGACGCGGTTTCATATCTATGTTGTGTTAATTCAAGATATTAAAGACATGTTAGACAACCGTAATTACTTCCTCCAGCATACTCTCAGAGAGGGAAACCAGTGTGCTGACTACCTGGCTAAactaggagcttcctcatatgTGGAGATCATCACCCACTCCTCGCCTCCGGTCGACCTCCTTCCCTTGCTAAGGATCGACGCGTCGGGAATTTTCTTTACTAGGCCctag